The proteins below come from a single Bryobacter aggregatus MPL3 genomic window:
- a CDS encoding PQQ-dependent sugar dehydrogenase, producing MKMRPSKFALWLLTAPLLAQTANSPATFGDYRTEKPGVWHRITPADLPKPYSTSSVDNGPRLIDRPKNAWPQAKAGFKVEAIATGLDRPRLIRTAPNGDLFIVESEAGRIKILRPGKPVETYISGLSQPFGIAFYPLGPNPNFLYIANTDSVVRIPYHPAATRSNAKPQMILANIPGGGRLRGGGHWTRDIVFSQDGQHLFVSVGSLSNADDTDQNRAENDRAAILVANPDGTGRRVFAKGIRNPVGLAIDPATGQLWTSVNERDALGDNLVPDYITHVEDGGFYGWPWYYIGGNQDPRHAGKHPELKSKVIVPDVLLQPHHASLQLTFYEGNQFPEEYKGHIFAAQHGSWNRAIRTGYSVVHVPVKDGKASGAYEDFLTGFVLPDGNVWGRPVGVTVAKDGALIVTDDASNTVWRVSAIR from the coding sequence ATGAAGATGCGTCCGTCCAAATTTGCCCTCTGGCTCCTCACCGCCCCGCTGCTCGCCCAGACAGCCAACTCGCCAGCAACCTTCGGAGACTACCGCACCGAGAAGCCCGGAGTCTGGCACAGGATTACGCCCGCAGACCTTCCCAAGCCCTACAGCACCAGTTCCGTCGACAACGGTCCCCGCCTGATCGATCGCCCGAAAAATGCCTGGCCGCAAGCCAAGGCAGGCTTCAAGGTCGAAGCGATCGCCACCGGACTCGACCGGCCCCGCCTCATCCGCACCGCGCCCAACGGGGACCTCTTCATCGTCGAAAGCGAAGCCGGCCGCATCAAGATTCTCCGGCCGGGCAAGCCGGTCGAAACCTATATCTCCGGCCTCAGCCAACCCTTTGGCATCGCGTTCTACCCGCTCGGCCCCAACCCAAATTTCCTCTATATCGCCAATACCGATTCCGTCGTCCGCATCCCCTACCATCCTGCTGCCACCCGGTCAAACGCCAAGCCTCAAATGATCCTCGCCAACATCCCCGGGGGAGGCCGTCTCCGTGGCGGCGGACACTGGACGCGCGACATCGTCTTCTCCCAAGACGGCCAGCACCTCTTTGTCAGTGTCGGCTCGCTCAGTAACGCCGACGACACCGACCAGAATCGGGCCGAGAACGACCGCGCAGCGATACTAGTGGCCAACCCCGACGGCACAGGCCGCCGTGTCTTCGCCAAAGGCATCCGGAACCCGGTCGGCCTCGCCATCGACCCCGCCACCGGCCAACTCTGGACCTCCGTCAATGAGCGCGACGCCCTCGGCGACAACCTCGTCCCCGATTACATCACCCACGTCGAGGATGGCGGCTTCTACGGCTGGCCCTGGTACTACATTGGCGGCAATCAGGACCCGCGTCACGCTGGAAAGCATCCCGAGCTGAAATCGAAAGTCATCGTGCCTGATGTTCTCCTCCAGCCGCACCACGCCTCCCTGCAACTCACCTTTTATGAAGGGAACCAATTCCCTGAGGAGTACAAAGGGCACATCTTCGCCGCCCAGCACGGTTCCTGGAATCGTGCCATCCGCACCGGTTACAGCGTCGTGCACGTCCCGGTCAAAGACGGCAAGGCAAGTGGCGCTTACGAAGACTTCCTCACCGGTTTCGTCCTGCCGGACGGGAACGTTTGGGGCCGCCCGGTCGGGGTGACGGTCGCCAAAGACGGCGCACTCATCGTTACCGACGATGCCTCCAACACCGTCTGGCGTGTCTCGGCAATCCGGTAA
- the cas7c gene encoding type I-C CRISPR-associated protein Cas7/Csd2, giving the protein MSTLQHKIDFALVLRVKNANPNGDPLNGNRPRTDYEGLGEITDVCLKRKLRDRLQEAGEAIFVQSDDRKIDGEPSLRERARSETNGLGQKAFSKWKKEDTAKAACEKWFDVRAFGQVFAFGKDGDASGVSIPVRGPVTIQSAFSKEPVSVTSTQITKSVSGEGDGSKRGSDTMGMKHRVDSGIYECYGSINPQLAERTGFSDADAERLKSILPKLFENDASSARPEGSMEVLKLIWWKHGSKSGQYSSAKVHRSLQVGKDGGIEIAELAGLEPDVIDGF; this is encoded by the coding sequence ATGAGCACCTTACAGCACAAAATTGATTTCGCGCTGGTACTGCGGGTGAAGAACGCAAACCCGAATGGCGATCCGTTGAACGGCAACCGGCCGCGTACTGATTATGAGGGACTTGGAGAGATCACCGATGTCTGTCTGAAGCGCAAGTTGCGCGACCGGCTACAAGAGGCTGGTGAAGCCATCTTCGTGCAATCGGACGACCGGAAGATTGATGGTGAGCCTAGTCTCCGAGAGCGAGCACGGTCAGAGACGAATGGTTTAGGTCAGAAAGCTTTTAGCAAATGGAAAAAAGAGGATACGGCGAAGGCTGCTTGTGAAAAATGGTTTGATGTCAGAGCTTTCGGCCAGGTATTTGCCTTTGGCAAAGATGGTGATGCGAGCGGTGTTTCGATTCCGGTTCGTGGTCCTGTGACGATTCAATCGGCATTCAGCAAAGAACCCGTGAGTGTGACGAGTACGCAGATCACAAAGAGCGTCAGCGGCGAAGGCGATGGATCGAAGAGAGGATCAGACACGATGGGTATGAAGCATCGTGTGGATTCCGGAATCTACGAGTGCTACGGGAGTATCAATCCACAGTTGGCGGAGCGCACCGGTTTTAGCGACGCAGATGCGGAACGATTGAAATCGATTCTCCCGAAGCTGTTTGAGAATGATGCCTCATCGGCCCGGCCTGAGGGGAGCATGGAAGTCCTGAAGCTGATCTGGTGGAAGCATGGGAGCAAGTCTGGGCAGTATTCTTCGGCAAAGGTCCATCGCTCTCTTCAGGTTGGAAAGGATGGCGGGATTGAAATCGCCGAGCTTGCCGGATTAGAACCGGACGTGATTGACGGCTTCTAG
- the cas5c gene encoding type I-C CRISPR-associated protein Cas5c, producing MSSPVRNSIEFKLTGRYALFTDPLTRLGGEKCSYHVPTYEALKGVAKSIYWKPSLIWIIDELRVMKRIRTQTKGTKPMEFGGGNSLAIYTFLADVEYQVRAHFEWNEHRPELASDRVEGKHFSIVRRMLERGGRQDIFLGTRDCQGYVEPCEFGSGPSPLDGDGRLSFGLMFHGFDYPDETGEKHLSARFWRQEIVNGVISFPRPEACEMRKVIRPMSVKPFGIGKAVKSVEVEYAQLEDLR from the coding sequence ATGTCTAGCCCAGTGCGAAATAGCATTGAGTTCAAATTAACGGGACGCTACGCCTTGTTCACGGACCCCCTGACCAGGCTTGGCGGAGAAAAGTGCTCGTACCATGTTCCGACTTATGAGGCCCTGAAGGGGGTCGCTAAGTCTATCTATTGGAAGCCGAGCCTGATCTGGATCATTGATGAGCTTCGTGTGATGAAGCGAATCCGGACGCAGACAAAAGGCACAAAGCCGATGGAGTTTGGCGGCGGCAATAGCCTGGCGATCTATACCTTCCTGGCAGATGTCGAGTACCAGGTTCGTGCTCATTTCGAATGGAATGAGCATCGACCGGAACTGGCAAGCGACCGCGTGGAAGGCAAGCACTTCTCAATTGTCCGGAGGATGCTGGAGCGTGGCGGGAGGCAGGACATTTTCCTGGGTACTCGCGATTGCCAGGGCTATGTCGAGCCATGTGAGTTCGGTTCTGGTCCGAGCCCTCTCGATGGAGATGGCCGGCTCTCGTTCGGACTGATGTTTCACGGGTTTGATTACCCGGATGAGACTGGCGAGAAGCACCTCAGCGCAAGATTCTGGCGTCAGGAAATAGTGAACGGTGTGATTTCGTTCCCACGTCCAGAAGCCTGTGAGATGCGCAAAGTCATTCGTCCCATGAGCGTGAAGCCGTTTGGGATTGGCAAAGCCGTGAAGAGTGTTGAGGTCGAGTATGCCCAATTGGAGGATCTTCGATGA
- the eno gene encoding phosphopyruvate hydratase: protein MNKISSIQAFEVLDSRGRPTVEAHLTLSSGLSASAQVPSGASTGASEAHELRDGDPQRYNGLGVRKACHNIETILAPALEGKSVFDQATIDQLMIDLDGTPNKSRLGANAILAISCATARAAAHSRKVPLWSHLAGNRKAVLPLPMVNILSGGLHAARAMEFQDFLAIPHAAGSFAEAMEWITKIHRKTRELLEEKGAYFTGVADEGGWGPRLATNEQALAILTEAIEKSGLAPGSQVSIALDVAASHFFAGGEYALRSEGRSMPARDFIDLLAGWCRKYPVVSIEDGLEQNAWSEWPELTHRLGEHAQIIGDDFLTTNPERLQRAIASKAANAVLVKMNQIGTLTETFAVIDKARASNWRAVISARSGETEDTFLTDLAIASGMAQLKVGSITRSERLAKYNRVLVLEQTTSLPHWSAASDRLPPIWRS, encoded by the coding sequence ATGAATAAGATTTCCTCCATCCAAGCCTTTGAAGTCCTCGATAGCCGGGGCCGCCCCACCGTCGAAGCCCATCTCACCCTCAGCAGCGGACTCAGCGCTAGCGCCCAGGTCCCGTCTGGCGCCTCCACCGGTGCGAGCGAGGCCCACGAGCTGCGCGACGGCGATCCTCAACGCTATAACGGACTCGGTGTCCGCAAGGCCTGCCACAATATCGAAACGATCCTCGCTCCTGCCCTCGAGGGGAAGAGCGTCTTTGACCAGGCCACCATCGACCAGTTGATGATCGATCTCGACGGTACCCCGAACAAATCCCGCCTCGGGGCGAATGCGATCCTTGCCATCTCCTGCGCCACCGCCCGCGCCGCCGCGCACAGCCGGAAAGTACCGCTCTGGAGCCACCTCGCCGGCAATCGCAAGGCCGTCCTACCACTCCCGATGGTCAACATCCTGAGCGGAGGCCTGCATGCCGCCCGCGCCATGGAATTCCAGGATTTTCTCGCCATTCCTCACGCCGCCGGCAGCTTTGCAGAGGCGATGGAGTGGATCACGAAGATCCATAGAAAAACCAGGGAACTGCTAGAGGAAAAAGGAGCTTACTTCACAGGAGTAGCGGACGAAGGCGGCTGGGGACCACGACTCGCCACCAATGAGCAGGCGCTTGCCATTCTCACCGAAGCGATCGAGAAAAGCGGACTTGCGCCCGGGTCACAGGTCTCAATCGCCCTCGACGTCGCCGCCTCGCACTTTTTTGCCGGCGGGGAATACGCCCTCCGTTCAGAAGGCCGCAGCATGCCAGCCCGCGACTTCATCGATCTCCTGGCAGGCTGGTGCCGCAAGTACCCGGTGGTCTCGATTGAAGACGGTCTCGAACAGAATGCCTGGTCGGAATGGCCCGAACTCACACACCGCTTAGGTGAACACGCACAGATCATCGGCGACGACTTCCTCACCACCAACCCCGAACGGCTGCAGCGCGCCATCGCCAGCAAGGCCGCCAACGCGGTGCTCGTCAAGATGAACCAGATCGGAACCCTCACCGAAACCTTTGCCGTCATCGACAAAGCGCGGGCGAGCAACTGGCGGGCCGTCATCAGCGCCCGCAGCGGAGAGACGGAAGACACATTCCTCACCGATCTGGCGATCGCCTCGGGAATGGCGCAATTGAAGGTCGGCTCGATCACCCGTTCGGAGCGTCTGGCCAAATACAATCGTGTGCTCGTTCTCGAGCAGACGACTTCACTTCCCCACTGGTCGGCAGCCAGCGACCGGCTCCCTCCCATCTGGCGGTCTTAA
- the cas2 gene encoding CRISPR-associated endonuclease Cas2 — MLVLVTYDVSTETSAGRKRLRRVAKHCQNFGQRVQNSVFECLVDPGQYADLRAKLLDEVDLDEDSLRFYFLGAEWKRRVEHHGAKVAYDPEGPLII, encoded by the coding sequence ATGCTGGTGCTAGTAACCTATGATGTTTCGACCGAAACGTCCGCGGGACGAAAGCGTCTGCGGCGAGTGGCGAAGCATTGCCAGAATTTCGGGCAGCGGGTGCAGAACAGCGTGTTCGAGTGTCTGGTGGATCCGGGGCAGTATGCCGATTTGCGTGCGAAGCTGCTCGATGAAGTGGATCTGGATGAGGACAGTTTGCGGTTTTACTTTTTGGGAGCAGAGTGGAAGCGGCGGGTGGAGCATCACGGGGCGAAGGTTGCGTACGATCCGGAAGGTCCGCTGATTATTTGA
- a CDS encoding terminase large subunit domain-containing protein: protein MNDSHWLRGGHRKLVNALLFESPVETVRTLTAASSPHTAPPSILEVVRHHFSFDPDAMQEQVLLRGGKRLLLCCTRQWGKSTTAAALAAYRALTDPESLILAVSPTLRQTGELITKVRQFLEKAGCVLQGGQLSFQIGNGARVLGLPGKGSHVRGFSAPSLIVIDEAAQVEDLLYKSIRPMLAAGDGDLALLSTPFGERGFFWKEWAKGPEDWTRIEVKATDCPRIRPEFLAVERRVQGEEWFAQEYLCSFIGMENQAYRTEWLARAKAEGLRYRELDFQLKGRLR, encoded by the coding sequence ATGAATGATTCCCATTGGCTTCGAGGCGGACACCGGAAACTGGTGAATGCCCTCCTGTTTGAATCTCCGGTGGAGACGGTTCGTACCCTGACTGCCGCCTCCTCTCCCCATACGGCTCCTCCTTCCATCCTGGAGGTGGTGCGCCACCATTTCTCCTTCGATCCCGATGCCATGCAGGAGCAAGTTTTACTCCGTGGCGGGAAACGCCTTTTGCTTTGCTGCACCCGGCAATGGGGCAAGTCGACAACTGCTGCCGCTCTTGCCGCCTATCGTGCCTTGACCGACCCGGAATCCTTAATCCTTGCCGTCTCCCCGACGCTGCGGCAGACCGGAGAATTGATTACGAAGGTCCGTCAGTTTCTCGAAAAGGCCGGTTGTGTGCTCCAAGGTGGCCAGCTTTCCTTTCAGATTGGCAATGGCGCTCGTGTTCTTGGGCTTCCGGGGAAGGGGTCACATGTCCGCGGTTTCAGTGCTCCCTCGCTGATCGTGATCGATGAGGCGGCGCAAGTGGAAGATCTTCTTTACAAGTCGATTCGCCCGATGTTGGCTGCTGGGGATGGGGATCTTGCTTTGTTGTCAACGCCGTTTGGCGAACGTGGATTCTTCTGGAAGGAGTGGGCGAAAGGACCGGAGGATTGGACCCGGATCGAAGTGAAGGCGACGGATTGCCCGCGCATTCGACCGGAGTTTCTCGCGGTGGAACGGCGGGTCCAGGGCGAGGAATGGTTTGCACAGGAATACCTTTGCAGTTTTATTGGAATGGAGAACCAAGCCTATCGCACGGAGTGGCTGGCGCGGGCGAAGGCGGAGGGACTCCGTTATCGCGAGCTTGATTTCCAACTGAAGGGGCGTCTGCGGTGA
- the cas8c gene encoding type I-C CRISPR-associated protein Cas8c/Csd1, which yields MSWMQRLFETYERCAGREADGLDRLMPISHTNQQAQIEVTLDQRGAFRGASVLSDKDKATTLIPCTEESGGRAGSKPVNHPLCDKLQYVAGDFVEFGGEVTSGFASDASAPHREFLRSLRGWANSDYAHPKLDAILRYVERGSVVADLVQAGILPVDENRLVLKSWTGEREEAPPIFKAIQNTQAPEDAFVRWRIEDDRTPIANTWDDSELIASWVSYYKEIQTKRGICMVTGKESTLAVQHPAKLRHGGDKAKLISSNDTSGYTFRGRFLEADEAATVGFEVTQKAHNALRWLVKNQSYRSGDFVVASWAVTGKVLPNPCYDTMDLFLHVPEEQVRTEVSSDTAQEFGLRLARAIAGYGSTLDPGEEIVVMAIDSATPGRMGIPFYRELRGSEFLERVKQWHSQYAWSQNFGKNSKFVGAPAPRDIAEAAYGRRLDDKLRKATLERLLPCIVDARLLPRDLVLSTVHRATNRVGLERWEWEKVLGIACSLWRGHYIDRRYQMALEEDRRSRDYLFGRLLAIADDIESYALWAAKEERSTTAARLTQRFADRPLSTWRTIEMGIRPYAAKLRSGEKKWRDRIFAREKLLDVVVSMFNPEDFTSEARLSGEFLLGYHCQRQALRPSASPNDTKDTDVTGEEK from the coding sequence ATGAGCTGGATGCAGCGACTCTTTGAAACCTACGAGCGGTGTGCGGGGAGAGAGGCAGATGGGCTGGATCGATTGATGCCCATCAGCCATACGAATCAGCAGGCTCAGATTGAGGTCACGCTCGATCAGCGCGGCGCCTTTCGAGGCGCATCGGTTCTTTCGGACAAGGATAAAGCCACGACGCTGATCCCGTGTACCGAAGAGTCTGGTGGGCGGGCTGGTAGTAAGCCGGTGAATCATCCTCTTTGCGACAAGTTGCAATATGTTGCGGGAGACTTTGTCGAGTTTGGGGGAGAAGTGACGTCGGGTTTTGCTTCCGACGCGTCAGCACCGCATCGGGAGTTTTTGAGATCCCTCCGAGGTTGGGCGAACTCAGATTATGCCCATCCAAAGTTGGATGCGATTCTGCGGTATGTGGAAAGGGGCTCGGTCGTTGCCGATCTCGTTCAAGCGGGAATCCTGCCGGTGGATGAGAATCGTCTTGTTCTGAAGAGCTGGACTGGTGAAAGAGAGGAAGCCCCGCCGATCTTCAAGGCGATTCAGAATACACAAGCACCTGAGGATGCATTTGTCCGTTGGAGGATCGAAGATGATCGTACCCCGATTGCCAACACGTGGGATGATTCCGAGTTGATTGCTTCCTGGGTTTCCTACTACAAGGAGATCCAGACCAAACGTGGCATCTGTATGGTGACGGGCAAGGAGAGCACACTCGCGGTGCAGCACCCGGCCAAGCTGCGGCATGGTGGGGACAAAGCAAAGTTGATCTCTTCCAACGATACGAGTGGATATACCTTTCGTGGACGATTTCTCGAGGCAGATGAGGCCGCCACCGTCGGGTTTGAGGTGACGCAAAAGGCTCATAACGCGCTGCGCTGGTTAGTCAAGAATCAAAGCTACCGTAGCGGTGACTTTGTGGTGGCGAGCTGGGCGGTGACCGGCAAGGTTCTCCCAAATCCGTGCTACGACACGATGGATCTGTTCCTCCATGTTCCCGAGGAACAGGTGCGTACTGAGGTTTCTTCCGATACGGCGCAAGAGTTTGGCCTCAGGCTTGCGCGAGCGATCGCGGGGTATGGATCTACGCTGGATCCGGGGGAAGAGATCGTTGTGATGGCTATTGACTCTGCTACGCCAGGGCGGATGGGCATCCCTTTCTATCGAGAGTTACGTGGTTCGGAGTTCTTGGAGCGAGTCAAGCAATGGCATAGCCAGTATGCCTGGTCTCAAAACTTTGGGAAGAACTCAAAGTTTGTCGGCGCACCTGCCCCGCGTGACATTGCTGAGGCTGCTTACGGCCGCCGTTTGGATGACAAGCTTCGGAAGGCGACGCTCGAACGTCTGTTGCCGTGCATCGTGGATGCTCGGCTCTTGCCTCGCGATCTTGTCCTGTCGACAGTCCATCGGGCTACCAACAGGGTAGGACTGGAGCGATGGGAGTGGGAAAAGGTTTTAGGAATAGCGTGTTCGCTCTGGCGAGGACACTACATCGATAGGAGATACCAGATGGCACTAGAAGAAGATCGAAGGAGTCGCGACTATCTGTTTGGACGGCTTCTCGCGATTGCCGACGACATTGAGAGCTACGCGCTGTGGGCCGCGAAGGAGGAGAGAAGCACTACCGCAGCTCGCTTGACGCAGCGTTTTGCAGATCGTCCTTTGTCGACATGGCGAACGATCGAAATGGGTATACGTCCTTATGCTGCAAAGCTTCGTTCGGGAGAGAAGAAATGGCGGGACCGAATTTTTGCTCGCGAGAAGCTTCTCGACGTCGTTGTTTCGATGTTCAATCCCGAAGATTTTACAAGTGAAGCGCGTTTAAGTGGAGAATTCCTGCTGGGCTATCACTGCCAGCGGCAGGCCCTTCGCCCATCTGCGAGCCCCAATGACACGAAAGATACAGATGTAACAGGAGAAGAGAAATAA
- the cas1c gene encoding type I-C CRISPR-associated endonuclease Cas1c, whose amino-acid sequence MKKLLNTLFITRQGVYLAKEGETIQVKEADETLLRVPVHTLQGVVCFGRVNASASLMGFCGERGVLMSFFTEWGEFLCRVQGPVSGNVLLRRRQYRVADDVEGCQAVVRTIVCAKVANCRQVLMRAIREEYDDSESLSRQVVVLKSVLERAARPGQSVDVLRGLEGEAGKAYFGCFQSLIGEGREEFAFQGRSRRPPLDRVNAMLSFVYTLLVHDVTSALEGVGLDPACGFLHKDRPGRPSLALDLMEELRPVIADRLVLSLINRQQVRTRHFRESEGGAVLLNEEGRKEVLTAWQKRKQEEFLHPMLEERVAVGLLPHVQAMFLARYLRGDSEMYPALLWKG is encoded by the coding sequence ATGAAGAAACTGCTGAACACGCTGTTTATCACGCGCCAGGGCGTCTATCTTGCCAAAGAGGGCGAGACGATTCAGGTGAAGGAAGCCGATGAGACGTTGTTGCGCGTTCCTGTTCATACCTTGCAAGGGGTGGTGTGCTTTGGGCGGGTGAATGCCTCGGCGTCGTTGATGGGATTCTGCGGGGAGCGCGGTGTTTTGATGAGCTTCTTTACGGAGTGGGGCGAGTTCCTTTGCCGGGTCCAAGGTCCGGTGTCGGGGAATGTCCTGCTGCGCCGGAGACAGTATCGAGTAGCCGATGATGTGGAGGGCTGTCAGGCTGTGGTGCGGACGATTGTCTGTGCGAAGGTCGCCAATTGCCGACAGGTGCTGATGCGGGCGATTCGGGAAGAATATGACGACTCAGAGAGCTTGAGTCGGCAAGTGGTGGTGCTGAAGAGTGTGCTGGAACGGGCGGCGCGTCCGGGGCAGAGCGTGGATGTGCTGCGTGGTTTGGAAGGCGAGGCGGGGAAAGCTTACTTTGGCTGTTTTCAGAGTCTGATTGGGGAGGGACGAGAAGAGTTTGCGTTCCAGGGGCGAAGCCGCAGGCCACCGCTGGACCGGGTGAATGCGATGTTGTCTTTTGTCTATACGCTGCTGGTGCACGATGTCACGAGTGCGCTCGAGGGAGTGGGGCTCGACCCGGCTTGTGGCTTTCTCCATAAGGATCGGCCCGGCCGTCCGAGTCTGGCGCTGGATTTGATGGAAGAGTTGCGACCGGTGATTGCGGACCGGCTGGTGTTGAGTTTGATCAATCGACAACAGGTGCGGACGAGGCATTTTCGCGAGTCCGAAGGGGGCGCTGTATTGCTGAACGAAGAGGGCCGAAAGGAGGTTCTGACGGCCTGGCAGAAGAGGAAGCAGGAAGAGTTTCTGCATCCGATGCTGGAGGAGCGAGTCGCTGTGGGGTTGCTGCCTCATGTGCAAGCGATGTTTTTGGCTCGCTATTTACGTGGAGATTCCGAGATGTATCCGGCGCTGCTCTGGAAGGGGTGA
- a CDS encoding SET domain-containing protein: MKAKGIGAAPQIAKEFCKFRLEVRPSKIHRWGVFALEAIPKGRKVMEYTGKLVSRKEGKRRAESNQIHCLFTVDPYWYIDGAEGGSGAEFVNHCCEPSLESRVEKRQVFYFALRDIQAGEELSLDYHFGKNQERVVCGCGSPKCRGTINLLE; this comes from the coding sequence ATGAAGGCAAAAGGAATCGGAGCCGCGCCGCAGATCGCGAAAGAATTCTGCAAGTTCCGGCTTGAGGTGCGGCCGAGCAAGATCCATCGCTGGGGTGTGTTTGCCCTGGAGGCGATTCCCAAGGGCCGCAAAGTGATGGAGTACACCGGAAAACTGGTGAGCCGCAAGGAAGGGAAGCGGCGTGCGGAATCCAACCAGATCCATTGCCTGTTTACAGTAGACCCCTATTGGTATATCGATGGCGCTGAAGGGGGAAGTGGCGCGGAGTTTGTGAACCACTGCTGTGAACCGAGTCTCGAATCACGGGTGGAGAAGCGGCAGGTCTTCTACTTTGCGCTGCGCGATATCCAGGCCGGTGAGGAACTAAGCCTCGATTATCACTTTGGGAAGAACCAGGAACGGGTGGTTTGCGGGTGCGGGTCGCCAAAGTGCCGGGGCACGATCAATTTGCTGGAGTAG
- the cas4 gene encoding CRISPR-associated protein Cas4: MYSEEELLPLSGIQHFLFCPRQWALIHVEQQWAENRLTVEGRVLHDKVDEGKPESRDGYRIERSIPLRSFALGLTGKADVVEYPLDRSSALVPVEYKRGKEKNHDADVVQLCAQALCLEEMTGTSIPSGAIFYGEPRRRLPVVFDEELRQTTQQAAADMHRLFRLGETPRPVFEKKCKNCSLLEICEPKRMGRSGMGKEWESMLHQCLSERL; the protein is encoded by the coding sequence ATGTATTCAGAGGAAGAACTCTTACCCCTTTCCGGAATTCAGCACTTTCTCTTCTGTCCCCGGCAGTGGGCGCTGATTCATGTGGAGCAGCAGTGGGCAGAGAATCGCCTGACGGTGGAGGGGCGAGTTCTTCATGACAAAGTGGACGAGGGGAAACCCGAATCAAGAGATGGTTATCGCATCGAGCGCAGCATTCCGCTGCGCTCGTTTGCGTTAGGACTGACCGGTAAGGCGGATGTCGTCGAGTATCCTCTCGATCGCAGTTCGGCGTTAGTTCCTGTCGAGTATAAGCGGGGCAAAGAGAAGAATCACGATGCCGATGTGGTGCAGCTTTGCGCCCAAGCCTTGTGTCTCGAAGAGATGACCGGAACCTCGATTCCCAGTGGAGCAATCTTTTATGGCGAGCCTCGGCGCCGTCTGCCTGTTGTGTTTGACGAGGAACTCCGCCAGACGACCCAGCAGGCGGCAGCGGATATGCACCGGCTGTTTCGCCTGGGCGAGACACCGCGTCCGGTGTTTGAGAAGAAGTGCAAGAACTGTTCTCTGCTGGAAATCTGTGAACCGAAGCGGATGGGCCGCAGCGGCATGGGTAAGGAATGGGAATCGATGCTGCACCAGTGTCTGAGCGAGAGGCTATGA
- a CDS encoding phosphotransferase family protein — translation MPELNQLSAAAYLTARFHTAFEVRELTGGVSNMVFRAQSPGQPDLVLKQSLAKLRVQQDWFSDRARIFREIDALTFLQPLAPPGSLPTLLFEDRPHYLFAMSAADESAPTWKQLLLAGQVDTSLALQAAQLQKVFFEVPHLESQFTGLDLFDQLRLDPYYRATARAHPDLSPQFEAAIHQSRNELRGLTHGDWSPKNFLVNPGNQLFSIDYEVMHWGDPSFDVAFLLNHFLLKCWHNSLARPLYAQAALTYFNELKRSQSDWIEAATLRHLGCLHLARIDGKSPAEYLRPHERDQARRFARDLIQHPPPTIAEVFEMQADSFHE, via the coding sequence TTGCCAGAACTGAACCAGCTCTCTGCTGCTGCCTATCTGACAGCCCGCTTCCACACCGCATTTGAGGTCCGAGAGCTCACCGGTGGAGTCTCCAACATGGTTTTCCGGGCCCAATCCCCGGGCCAACCGGACCTCGTCCTCAAGCAGTCGCTCGCCAAGCTCCGTGTCCAACAGGATTGGTTCAGTGATCGCGCCCGGATTTTCCGTGAGATCGACGCCCTCACCTTCCTCCAACCTCTCGCGCCTCCCGGTAGCCTCCCTACCCTCCTCTTTGAAGACCGGCCCCATTACCTCTTCGCGATGTCGGCCGCCGACGAGAGCGCGCCCACCTGGAAGCAGCTTCTCCTCGCCGGACAAGTCGACACCAGCCTCGCCCTCCAGGCGGCGCAACTACAGAAAGTCTTCTTCGAAGTCCCCCATCTCGAATCGCAATTCACCGGCCTCGACCTCTTCGATCAGCTCCGCCTCGATCCCTATTACCGGGCCACTGCGCGCGCCCATCCTGATCTTTCTCCTCAATTTGAGGCAGCTATCCACCAGAGTCGTAACGAGTTGCGTGGCCTCACTCACGGCGACTGGTCACCCAAAAACTTCCTCGTCAACCCCGGCAATCAGCTTTTCTCCATCGACTATGAGGTCATGCACTGGGGCGACCCCAGCTTTGATGTCGCCTTCCTGCTCAACCACTTCCTGCTGAAGTGCTGGCACAACTCGCTCGCCCGTCCCCTCTACGCCCAGGCCGCCCTCACCTATTTCAACGAACTCAAACGAAGCCAATCCGATTGGATCGAGGCCGCCACCCTACGGCATCTCGGCTGCCTCCACCTCGCCCGCATCGACGGCAAAAGCCCAGCCGAATACTTGCGCCCCCACGAGCGCGACCAGGCCCGCCGCTTTGCCCGCGACCTCATCCAACACCCGCCGCCCACCATCGCCGAAGTTTTCGAAATGCAAGCAGATTCCTTTCATGAATAA